Proteins found in one Polyodon spathula isolate WHYD16114869_AA chromosome 10, ASM1765450v1, whole genome shotgun sequence genomic segment:
- the LOC121322514 gene encoding RWD domain-containing protein 2B-like yields the protein MEHIQLQLHEIELLQCMYPSKDEFKIQDVTVLADMYQYVNGEIDTPPGNLAFTVQFVLERECGGNLVFHVDAFFPLDYPKCHPVLSVKCGQLLRDQNKELNRDLREYVCTLENGEICMINVLQWFQDYGLKYTQKTEYTNMDETTAKEKINAAKYIFSRYLIHSHHIYGKDKRRNILEWAGELSLSGFCLPGKPGCICVEGQRADCEEFWSRTRLLNWRKITLRHQEEFQVEGEAEIEKLRCFSKFEEINFDPHTCHGGRENIMNKGTFYQFLVAHTCQHIFSYFFNIEGQISKQQI from the exons ATGGAACACATTCAACTTCAGCTTCATGAAATTGAGTTGCTGCAATGCATGTACCCATCTAAAGATGAATTTAAGATTCAAGATGTAACAGTGCTTGCAGATATGTACCAGTACGTAAATGGTGAAATTGACACCCCTCCTGGAAACTTGGCATTTACGGTGCAGTTTGTTTTAGAAAGGGAATGTGGTGGCAATTTGGTCTTTCATGTAGATGCCTTTTTCCCCTTAGATTATCCAAAATGCCATCCAGTTCTGTCTGTAAAATGTGGGCAGCTATTAAGAGACCAAAATAAAGAGCTAAACAGAGACTTAAGAGAATATGTTTGCACTCTGGAAAATGGGGAGATTTGCATGATAAATGTTCTACAATGGTTTCAGGACTATGGCCTTaaatatacacagaaaacagaatacACTAATATGGATGAAACAACTGCCAAGGAGAAAATAAATGCTGCCAAGTACATATTCTCAAGATACCTAATTCACAGCCACCACATATATGGCAAAGACAAGCGCCGTAACATTTTAGAGTGGGCAGGAGAATTGTCTCTTAGTGGCTTCTGCCTTCCAGGGAAACCGGGCTGTATCTGTGTCGAGGGTCAGAGAGCTGACTGTGAAGAATTCTGGTCAAGGACGAG acTGCTAAACTGGCGCAAAATTACTCTCCGTCATCAAGAAGAATTCCAGGTGGAAGGTGAAGCAGAAATAGAAAAGCTACGATGCTTTTCAAAGTTTGAAGAAATTAACTTTGATCCTCACACCTGCCATGGTGGAAGAGAAAATATCATGAACAAAGGGACATTTTACCAGTTTCTGGTAGCCCACACATGCCAACatatattttcttactttttcaATATTGAAGGCCAAATTTCCAAGCAGCAGATTTAA
- the LOC121322513 gene encoding neurogenic differentiation factor 1-like, with protein MTKSFTENSIMPGSQSTSNWTDECLSSQDEHDMEKNNREHNRTSKGEDYEEDDEFNRLEGDDDDEDEEEEEGDEQKPKRRGPKKKKMTKARLQRFKMRRTKANTRERNRMHGLNDALDSLRKVVPCYSKTQKLSKIETLRLAKNYIWALSETLRSGKSPDLMSFVQALCKGLSQPTTNLVAGCLQLNPRTFLPEQSQEIPSHMQTASSSFPVHPYTYHSPGLPSPPYGTMDSSHIFHVKPHSYGSALEPFFESTLTDCASPSFDGPLSPPLSVNGNFSFKHEPSSEFEKNYAFTMHYPAASLAGPQGHASLYSNTANRCEIPIDNIMSYDGHSHHERVMSAQLNAIFHD; from the coding sequence ATGACAAAATCATTCACAGAGAATAGCATAATGCCAGGGTCCCAAAGCACTTCAAACTGGACTGATGAATGTTTAAGTTCCCAAGATGAGCACGACATGGAAAAGAACAACAGGGAGCATAACAGGACAAGCAAGGGAGAGGATTATGAAGAAGATGATGAATTTAACAGATTAGAAGGCGACGATGATGACGAAGATGAGGAAGAAGAGGAAGGTGACGAACAGAAACCTAAAAGGCGAGGacccaagaaaaagaaaatgaccaaaGCGAGACTGCAGAGGTTTAAAATGAGGCGCACAAAAGCCAATACCCGGGAAAGGAACCGCATGCATGGGCTGAATGATGCACTTGACAGCTTGCGTAAAGTTGTGCCGTGCTACTCAAAAACTCAAAAATTATCCAAGATTGAAACCCTTAGGCTGGCAAAAAATTATATATGGGCTCTTTCTGAAACCCTACGATCTGGAAAAAGTCCAGATTTGATGTCCTTCGTCCAGGCCCTCTGCAAAGGCTTGTCCCAGCCCACCACTAATCTGGTAGCAGGCTGCCTTCAGCTGAACCCCAGAACCTTCCTTCCAGAGCAGAGCCAGGAAATACCCTCACATATGCAAACAGCAAGTTCTTCCTTCCCTGTTCATCCATACACATATCATTCTCCTGGTCTTCCCAGTCCACCATATGGTACCATGGACAGCTCCCACATTTTTCACGTTAAACCGCATTCATATGGAAGCGCATTGGAGCCATTTTTTGAAAGCACTCTTACAGACTGTGCTAGCCCTTCATTTGATGGACCCTTGAGCCCACCACTGAGTGTAAATGGAAACTTCTCCTTTAAACATGAGCCTTCTTCAGAGTTTGAAAAGAATTATGCCTTTACCATGCACTATCCAGCAGCAAGTCTGGCAGGACCACAGGGTCATGCTTCCCTTTACTCAAACACTGCAAATCGCTGTGAAATCCCCATTGACAACATCATGTCATATGATGGACATTCCCACCACGAAAGAGTCATGAGTGCCCAACTGAATGCTATTTTTCATGACTAA